A region from the Parasphingopyxis sp. CP4 genome encodes:
- a CDS encoding gamma-glutamyltransferase family protein has product MAQTTESEATAATDSIGAGGRPVGAAWSRSPVYAQNGMAATAHPLASQIAIDILQAGGTAVDGAIAANAALGLMEPTGNGIGGDLFAIIWDPETGRLYGLNASGRSPMGRSYDDLREALRDATSIPPFGHLPVSVPGAVDGWFELHGRFGRLSMEEILAPSIAYAENGFPMAPVIAHYFERNLARFEERLEMIGEFDNARATYFADGAPEPGDIFRNPDLGQTYRAIATGGREAFYEGEIARTIDAYMRRIGGDLRFEDFAAHESEWVEVGCVAYRDGYELCELPPNSQGFAALQMVNILRNVDLSQWPRGSAEVLHYITEAKRLAFEDLARFYADPAFSDIPIEGLLSPEYGHQRFSEIDPARANPEFQPGDPRIEGEGDTTYLTVADSSGMMVSLIQSNYRGMGSGLVADGLGFMFQDRGELFSLDSDHPNVYAPGKRPFQTIIPAFVMYDGAPFMSFGLMGGGMQPQGHVQVLINMVDYGMNIQEAGDAARLNHDGGRRPTDDLEGTGANLLGVLSVEAGIPDETVEQLRAMGHTVEVVTNGIMFGGYQAIARDPETGVYSGATEMRKDGQAVGY; this is encoded by the coding sequence ATGGCGCAGACGACTGAGAGCGAAGCAACAGCCGCCACGGACTCTATTGGTGCTGGCGGGCGGCCGGTCGGCGCGGCCTGGTCTCGCAGCCCGGTATATGCACAAAACGGGATGGCCGCGACGGCGCACCCGCTCGCAAGTCAGATTGCGATCGATATTCTTCAGGCCGGTGGCACCGCAGTGGACGGCGCAATTGCGGCCAACGCGGCGCTTGGGCTTATGGAGCCGACCGGTAACGGAATTGGTGGCGACCTCTTTGCGATCATTTGGGATCCGGAAACGGGTCGTCTCTACGGATTGAATGCGTCTGGCCGGAGCCCGATGGGGCGCAGCTATGATGATCTGCGCGAGGCATTGCGCGATGCGACGTCGATTCCACCCTTTGGACATTTACCGGTGAGCGTACCGGGTGCCGTTGATGGCTGGTTCGAGTTGCATGGCCGATTTGGTCGGCTGTCGATGGAGGAAATACTCGCGCCATCCATCGCCTATGCCGAGAATGGCTTTCCGATGGCGCCGGTGATTGCGCATTATTTCGAGCGCAACCTGGCGCGGTTCGAAGAGCGGCTCGAGATGATCGGCGAGTTTGACAATGCCCGCGCGACCTATTTCGCAGACGGTGCGCCGGAACCGGGCGATATCTTCAGAAACCCCGATCTGGGGCAAACCTATCGCGCGATCGCGACCGGTGGCCGTGAAGCCTTTTATGAAGGTGAAATTGCGCGGACGATCGATGCCTATATGCGGCGCATCGGCGGGGATCTGCGCTTTGAAGACTTTGCGGCCCATGAGAGCGAATGGGTCGAGGTGGGCTGTGTTGCCTATCGCGACGGATATGAATTGTGCGAACTACCACCCAATAGCCAGGGATTTGCCGCACTCCAGATGGTCAACATCTTGCGCAATGTCGATCTGTCCCAATGGCCGCGTGGGTCCGCTGAAGTCTTGCACTACATCACCGAAGCCAAGCGCCTGGCATTCGAAGATCTTGCACGCTTTTATGCTGACCCGGCCTTTTCCGACATTCCGATCGAAGGATTGCTCTCACCGGAATATGGTCACCAGCGTTTTTCGGAGATCGATCCGGCGCGGGCCAATCCAGAATTTCAACCCGGCGATCCGCGGATCGAAGGGGAGGGCGACACAACCTATCTGACCGTTGCCGACAGCAGCGGAATGATGGTCTCGCTCATCCAGTCCAACTATCGCGGCATGGGCTCGGGCCTTGTCGCCGACGGGCTGGGTTTCATGTTCCAGGATCGCGGAGAGCTATTCTCTCTCGATTCAGATCATCCCAATGTCTATGCGCCGGGCAAGCGACCGTTCCAGACGATCATCCCGGCTTTTGTGATGTATGATGGCGCGCCCTTTATGAGCTTTGGCCTGATGGGCGGCGGGATGCAGCCCCAGGGCCATGTCCAGGTGCTGATCAACATGGTCGACTATGGCATGAATATTCAGGAGGCCGGAGATGCCGCGCGTCTCAATCATGATGGCGGACGGCGGCCGACTGACGATCTTGAAGGTACCGGTGCCAATCTGCTGGGTGTCTTGAGCGTCGAGGCGGGCATTCCCGATGAGACTGTCGAGCAGTTGCGCGCAATGGGGCATACTGTGGAAGTCGTGACCAACGGCATCATGTTTGGCGGCTATCAGGCGATCGCCCGGGATCCGGAAACGGGAGTCTATTCCGGGGCCACCGAAATGCGCAAGGACGGGCAAGCCGTCGGTTACTAG
- the gspN gene encoding type II secretion system protein N, translating into MNGVSSRSRIILFGAVFIVALLALLPMRTGMEWLGLSDRGVAARSADGSVWNGQLIESQFGDAALGNVDAGLNLFPLMLGRARVAVARSPDNAAIFGDFRGTISVSGISDMNATLPADWLFAPLPVSALELENVTVEFDNGQCADADGLVRARIGGSLGGIALPEALVGNAACEDDALLLPLISQSGMEQMDVRILADGDFSAELRITVANEDARQQLAQSGFAPGPNGYQMSVQGRF; encoded by the coding sequence ATGAACGGCGTATCCTCCCGATCACGGATTATCCTGTTCGGCGCGGTGTTTATCGTTGCCCTGCTGGCCTTGCTGCCGATGCGGACGGGAATGGAATGGCTCGGCTTGAGCGATCGCGGGGTGGCGGCACGGTCTGCAGATGGCAGTGTGTGGAACGGCCAGCTGATCGAATCTCAGTTCGGCGACGCTGCACTCGGCAATGTTGATGCAGGACTCAACCTGTTCCCGCTCATGCTAGGCCGCGCGCGGGTTGCTGTCGCTCGCAGCCCGGACAATGCGGCTATATTTGGCGATTTTCGGGGCACAATATCCGTATCCGGAATAAGCGACATGAATGCGACGCTCCCGGCCGACTGGCTATTCGCACCACTGCCAGTGTCCGCGCTCGAGCTCGAAAATGTCACCGTGGAATTCGATAACGGCCAATGCGCAGATGCAGACGGCCTGGTTCGTGCACGGATCGGTGGCAGCCTGGGCGGCATCGCCTTACCCGAAGCATTGGTCGGCAATGCAGCGTGCGAAGATGATGCATTACTTCTGCCGCTGATCAGTCAGAGTGGCATGGAACAGATGGATGTCCGCATCTTGGCCGACGGAGACTTCTCAGCCGAATTGCGGATCACTGTGGCCAATGAAGATGCGCGGCAGCAACTGGCGCAATCCGGTTTTGCGCCGGGTCCCAATGGGTATCAAATGTCCGTACAGGGCCGCTTCTAA
- the katG gene encoding catalase/peroxidase HPI, with the protein MDAKTGEMDGGCPMGFDGGVRSLLGQQNRDWWPDQLQLEVLTQNGKSPSPMDADFDYAEAFKALDYNALKADLTALMTDSQPWWPADYGHYGPFFIRMTWHAAGTYRVSDGRGGGGEGQQRFAPLNSWPDNGNLDKARRLLWPIKQKYGNKISWSDLLLLAGNVAIESMGGPTFGFAGGRPDTWEPQRDIYWGSEEKWVDDGAPTRINPDEEKALETPLAAIQMGLIYVNPEGPGGEPDIMGSARDIRETFGRMAMNDEETVALTAGGHTFGKAHGAGDAALVGSAPEAASGPNIAAQGFGWENRHGSGVGPDAITSGIEGPWTNTPDSWSENYFRLLLDYEYELVESPAGAKQWQPIDQAEDDMAPDAHDPSKKVPTMMTTADMAMKTDPDYLKISERFREDHDAFKDAFARAWFKLLHRDLGPKARYLGPEAPDEDLIWQDNVPTGSAPSNSDVEAFKSAILGSGLSVGQLVKAAWASASTFRGTDYRGGANGARVRLAPQKDWAVNDPADLAATLAKIDELRGSLSMADAIVLAGSAAVEKAASDAGSTISVPFTGGRGDATDEQTDADSFQYLEPKADAFRNYLSAKHSVPTEELMLDRASLLNLTIAEMTALIGGLRVLGANTGDSQHGVFTDRVGQLTNDFFVNLLDMATEWTVVDDSSEEEFVGTDRASGDQKWTATRADLVFGSNSQLRALAEVYASDDAGEKFVADFVAAWTKVMNADRYDLG; encoded by the coding sequence ATGGACGCGAAGACAGGCGAAATGGATGGCGGGTGCCCAATGGGATTTGACGGTGGCGTGCGCTCGTTACTCGGCCAACAGAACCGTGACTGGTGGCCCGACCAGCTGCAACTCGAAGTGCTCACGCAGAACGGCAAATCTCCAAGCCCGATGGATGCGGATTTTGATTATGCCGAAGCTTTCAAAGCGCTCGACTATAATGCGCTAAAGGCTGATCTTACGGCGCTGATGACCGACAGCCAACCCTGGTGGCCCGCCGATTATGGGCATTACGGCCCCTTCTTCATCCGCATGACATGGCATGCCGCAGGTACTTATCGCGTCTCGGACGGACGCGGCGGCGGCGGCGAAGGGCAACAGCGCTTTGCACCGCTTAACAGCTGGCCAGACAATGGCAATCTCGACAAGGCGCGCCGGCTTCTGTGGCCAATCAAACAGAAATACGGCAACAAGATCAGTTGGTCTGACTTGCTATTGCTCGCCGGAAATGTCGCGATTGAATCCATGGGCGGCCCAACCTTTGGTTTTGCCGGTGGCCGACCCGATACATGGGAGCCGCAGCGCGACATCTATTGGGGCAGTGAAGAAAAATGGGTGGATGATGGCGCACCCACGAGGATCAACCCCGACGAAGAGAAAGCATTGGAGACCCCGCTCGCTGCAATCCAGATGGGCCTCATCTATGTGAATCCAGAAGGCCCGGGTGGCGAACCCGATATTATGGGCTCTGCTCGCGATATCCGCGAGACCTTTGGTCGCATGGCAATGAATGATGAGGAAACTGTTGCACTGACGGCCGGCGGTCACACCTTCGGCAAAGCCCATGGCGCAGGAGATGCAGCACTAGTGGGATCCGCCCCAGAAGCAGCTTCAGGTCCGAATATTGCTGCTCAAGGCTTTGGATGGGAGAATCGTCATGGTTCTGGCGTTGGTCCGGACGCCATCACCAGCGGAATCGAAGGCCCTTGGACCAATACGCCAGATAGCTGGTCAGAAAATTATTTCCGGCTGCTGCTCGATTATGAATATGAGCTCGTCGAGTCCCCGGCCGGTGCCAAGCAATGGCAACCGATCGATCAGGCCGAAGACGATATGGCGCCAGATGCGCATGACCCGTCGAAAAAGGTCCCGACGATGATGACGACGGCCGATATGGCGATGAAAACCGATCCGGATTATCTCAAGATTTCAGAGCGGTTCCGCGAAGACCATGACGCCTTTAAGGATGCTTTTGCGCGGGCCTGGTTCAAGCTCCTGCATCGCGATCTTGGTCCCAAGGCGCGGTATCTTGGGCCGGAAGCTCCTGATGAAGATCTCATATGGCAGGATAATGTTCCTACAGGGTCGGCGCCGTCCAACAGCGACGTGGAAGCCTTTAAATCCGCCATTCTTGGCAGCGGGCTGAGCGTTGGCCAGCTTGTGAAGGCGGCCTGGGCGTCTGCGTCTACTTTCCGCGGCACGGATTATCGCGGCGGTGCCAATGGCGCGCGCGTGCGTCTTGCGCCGCAAAAGGATTGGGCGGTCAATGATCCCGCTGACCTGGCAGCGACGCTTGCCAAGATTGACGAACTGCGGGGCAGCCTCTCCATGGCGGACGCGATTGTCCTAGCCGGCAGTGCTGCGGTCGAAAAAGCCGCAAGCGATGCCGGATCGACCATTTCCGTGCCGTTTACCGGCGGACGCGGCGATGCGACGGATGAACAGACGGATGCGGACAGCTTCCAATATCTGGAGCCGAAAGCCGATGCCTTCCGCAACTATCTCTCGGCCAAACATTCGGTGCCGACCGAAGAGCTGATGCTCGACCGGGCATCCTTGCTCAACCTGACGATTGCGGAAATGACGGCCCTAATTGGCGGCCTGCGCGTCCTTGGCGCAAACACCGGCGATAGCCAACATGGCGTGTTCACCGATCGGGTCGGACAGCTGACCAATGACTTCTTCGTCAACCTGCTTGACATGGCCACGGAATGGACTGTGGTCGATGATAGCAGCGAAGAGGAATTTGTCGGTACCGACCGCGCCAGCGGCGATCAGAAATGGACCGCAACCCGCGCCGATCTCGTGTTCGGATCAAATTCGCAACTGCGCGCGTTAGCCGAAGTCTATGCATCCGATGATGCCGGCGAAAAATTCGTCGCCGATTTTGTCGCGGCCTGGACCAAGGTGATGAACGCTGATCGTTACGATCTCGGCTAA
- the gspK gene encoding type II secretion system minor pseudopilin GspK: protein MKPGRPSEEGAALLAVLLLVAIMAALAAASLERLQLATRLAGNIASIDQSRAFATGAESLAILRINDLLATTPGKTTLQGGWLGEPTLLPLPGGGVAEATIWDGSNCFNLNSVARGEDPAALTTDQVGVLQFTGLMTALRIPRGDAERIAWSLADWIDADSIAARSGNEDRTYGQADQPYRTGNTLLAEVSELRAVAGVTPAYYERMRPWLCALPTTELSPINVNTLLPEQAPLIAMLLPNRLDANGASQAIAARPENGWNSIADFWNQPVLANQEPMSEVIGQPEIRTRYFRLDLDVRLGDVELQQSALIDASVSPARIVSRRWGTDE from the coding sequence ATGAAGCCCGGCAGGCCATCAGAGGAAGGTGCCGCACTCTTGGCGGTGCTGCTGCTGGTTGCGATAATGGCGGCGCTGGCGGCGGCCTCTTTGGAGCGTCTGCAACTCGCGACACGCCTTGCCGGCAACATTGCATCGATTGATCAGTCACGCGCTTTCGCGACCGGCGCGGAATCGCTGGCGATATTGCGGATCAACGATCTGCTGGCGACGACACCGGGAAAGACGACGCTTCAGGGCGGGTGGCTTGGGGAGCCGACTCTGTTGCCTCTACCCGGTGGGGGCGTCGCCGAAGCGACGATCTGGGACGGCAGCAACTGTTTCAATCTCAACAGTGTGGCGCGCGGCGAGGATCCAGCTGCTCTGACGACTGATCAGGTCGGCGTTCTGCAATTTACCGGGCTGATGACGGCGCTGCGCATACCGCGGGGTGATGCCGAACGGATTGCCTGGTCGCTCGCCGACTGGATTGATGCGGATTCTATTGCGGCCCGGAGTGGTAATGAAGATCGGACATACGGACAGGCGGACCAACCCTATCGAACTGGAAACACCTTGCTTGCCGAAGTCAGTGAGCTGCGCGCGGTTGCCGGTGTAACGCCAGCCTATTATGAGCGGATGCGACCTTGGCTCTGCGCGTTGCCGACGACCGAATTGTCGCCGATCAACGTCAATACGCTACTTCCAGAACAGGCTCCTCTTATTGCAATGCTCTTGCCAAACCGTCTCGATGCCAATGGCGCCAGCCAGGCCATTGCGGCGCGTCCGGAAAATGGTTGGAATTCGATTGCGGATTTCTGGAACCAGCCAGTGCTCGCCAATCAGGAGCCAATGAGCGAAGTGATCGGCCAGCCAGAAATTCGCACGCGCTATTTCCGGCTTGATCTCGATGTCCGGCTTGGAGATGTCGAACTGCAACAGTCCGCCCTTATCGATGCAAGCGTGTCGCCAGCCCGTATCGTGTCCCGTCGTTGGGGGACGGACGAGTGA
- a CDS encoding NAD(P)-dependent alcohol dehydrogenase: MKAGTLKKPGGLDNIVIADRDQPEAGPGQILVKVSANSLNYHDYVVAIGGIPTVDGRILMSDGAGEVIGVGEGVMGWQAGDHAVSVFFPGWADGPGENEKRLGVPGDHADGFAAEYVAAPATAFTKMPKGYSFAEAATLPCAALTAWRSLMVAAHTKPGDIVLVQGSGGVSIFALQIAKAAGATVIATSSSGEKLERLTDLGADHVINYKEEPDWGKAALAWTAGRGVDHVVEIGGPGTLTQSIHACRTGGHIGMIGVLTGLSGEVPTALFFQKNLVMTGITVGSQADQHDLVAAIDATGIKPVIDTHFALDQLSEAFQHQAGQKHFGKIVVDIPG; encoded by the coding sequence ATGAAAGCCGGAACGCTCAAAAAGCCAGGTGGCCTGGACAATATCGTGATCGCCGACCGCGATCAGCCCGAGGCAGGTCCCGGGCAGATCCTCGTCAAAGTCAGTGCCAATTCGCTCAACTATCATGACTATGTCGTTGCGATCGGCGGCATTCCGACAGTCGATGGCCGGATATTAATGTCTGACGGTGCGGGCGAAGTCATCGGCGTCGGCGAAGGCGTCATGGGTTGGCAGGCCGGTGACCATGCCGTGTCCGTATTCTTCCCCGGATGGGCGGACGGACCGGGCGAGAATGAAAAACGGCTCGGTGTTCCCGGCGATCATGCCGATGGTTTCGCTGCCGAATATGTTGCCGCGCCAGCAACGGCATTCACCAAGATGCCGAAGGGGTATAGTTTTGCCGAAGCCGCAACCTTGCCCTGCGCCGCGCTAACGGCCTGGCGGTCCTTGATGGTCGCCGCGCACACCAAGCCAGGCGATATCGTTCTGGTGCAAGGATCAGGCGGCGTTTCGATCTTTGCGTTGCAGATCGCTAAAGCGGCGGGCGCGACAGTGATTGCGACGTCATCATCAGGTGAGAAGCTTGAACGACTGACCGATCTCGGCGCCGATCATGTGATCAATTACAAGGAAGAGCCCGACTGGGGTAAGGCCGCGCTGGCCTGGACCGCCGGACGCGGCGTTGACCATGTTGTTGAGATTGGCGGCCCGGGTACACTCACCCAATCGATCCATGCGTGTCGTACCGGCGGACATATTGGAATGATCGGGGTGCTGACTGGCCTGTCTGGCGAAGTCCCGACTGCTCTGTTTTTCCAGAAAAATCTAGTGATGACTGGGATAACTGTCGGCAGTCAGGCTGATCAGCACGATTTGGTCGCAGCCATCGATGCCACTGGCATCAAGCCGGTAATCGATACGCATTTCGCCTTGGATCAGTTATCCGAGGCGTTCCAGCATCAGGCGGGCCAGAAGCATTTCGGGAAAATCGTCGTCGATATTCCGGGTTAG
- a CDS encoding nitrate/nitrite transporter, which translates to MLAFLRTNARWIAGGFLLTFFSSFGQTFFIGLSGGELRAKFDLSDGEFGLLYMTATLASAATLPALGRTLDSMPGWKVARFVIPALAGACLLIAFAPILWLVLAALYLLRLFGQGMMAHIALTETGRWFSASRGRAMSLVVPGHQAGEALFPVTFAIIAAAFGWQMAWIGGAAFLMLVALPLIIWLFSVERVPTSAEDSATPERTARDWTRAEVLRDPYFYMLLFCVLAPPFIGTTIFFHQDYFVDLRGYDPLAFAAAFPVMAATTVTFALISGSLIDRYGALGILPYFLLPLAIASLAAGLVTPVWGVYVFMVLLGVSYGFTSTLAGALWPELYGIKHLGAVRSVIVAAMVFSTALGPGITGALIDMGIGLPVQMLWMAGWCIVASLLLALMTPALRRRT; encoded by the coding sequence ATGCTGGCTTTCCTCAGGACCAATGCGCGATGGATCGCCGGTGGATTTCTGCTCACCTTCTTTTCCTCGTTCGGACAGACATTCTTCATCGGATTGTCCGGCGGAGAGTTGCGCGCGAAATTTGATCTGAGCGACGGCGAGTTCGGACTGCTCTACATGACGGCGACCTTGGCAAGCGCCGCCACACTCCCCGCACTTGGCAGAACATTGGACAGTATGCCGGGCTGGAAAGTTGCGCGCTTCGTGATCCCGGCGCTCGCCGGTGCCTGCCTGCTGATCGCCTTTGCGCCGATACTCTGGCTGGTGCTCGCGGCCCTCTATCTGCTGCGCTTGTTTGGCCAGGGCATGATGGCGCATATCGCGCTCACCGAAACCGGGCGCTGGTTCTCTGCAAGTCGCGGGCGGGCCATGTCGCTGGTCGTTCCGGGCCACCAGGCGGGCGAGGCATTGTTTCCGGTCACATTCGCAATCATTGCCGCAGCCTTTGGCTGGCAGATGGCGTGGATTGGCGGCGCGGCGTTCCTGATGCTTGTTGCACTGCCCCTGATCATTTGGCTCTTCTCGGTCGAGCGCGTGCCGACCTCGGCCGAAGATAGCGCGACACCTGAGCGCACTGCGCGTGATTGGACACGTGCCGAAGTACTCCGAGATCCCTATTTCTACATGCTGCTTTTCTGCGTCCTTGCTCCGCCATTCATTGGCACGACGATCTTCTTCCACCAGGACTATTTCGTCGATCTGAGAGGCTATGATCCACTGGCCTTTGCCGCTGCCTTCCCGGTGATGGCAGCAACCACGGTGACCTTCGCCTTGATCAGCGGCAGCCTGATCGACCGATATGGTGCGCTTGGCATATTGCCGTATTTCTTGCTGCCACTGGCTATAGCCAGCCTTGCAGCGGGGCTCGTGACGCCAGTCTGGGGTGTCTATGTCTTCATGGTCCTGCTCGGCGTCAGCTATGGCTTCACCTCGACGCTCGCTGGAGCGCTGTGGCCTGAGCTCTATGGCATCAAACATTTGGGCGCGGTGCGATCAGTGATTGTCGCCGCGATGGTGTTTTCCACGGCGCTTGGCCCCGGCATCACCGGAGCGCTGATCGACATGGGCATCGGATTGCCGGTGCAAATGCTCTGGATGGCCGGCTGGTGCATCGTCGCATCGCTCTTGCTTGCGCTGATGACACCAGCCCTGCGGCGTCGAACCTAA
- the gspL gene encoding type II secretion system protein GspL — MSGNYLVVFLGAQSGWMRLVDGRSVVRQSGLESLPTSDEQGDEAETSVLVVPGTDVATHWTKIPGGLTTAQERAAARIAAEELSAEPLSRQHLAVGSAEGDERCIGLASRANMDAWLAQAADYGFDPDLVVPEPFLLCPPDDGARILSNGDDSIVRGANRAFVAEANIAALLLGDTPLENITSEQFEGEIGEALEKLPLNLRQGDYAKRRQLKLDPGFVRRIAIIAAAILAVTLLIQLTMIARYSFAADALERETVEAARDAIPGTVEITDPDAQLRARLNALGGGAGYGEIASATFTAVRETAGVELQALIFDVDGGLQVTAAAPGEAELVAFQQRMMASGLLVAPGAIRDGGGRQIAEYRVSAP, encoded by the coding sequence GTGAGCGGGAACTACCTTGTCGTCTTTCTTGGCGCGCAATCCGGATGGATGCGATTGGTCGATGGCCGATCAGTGGTCCGGCAATCCGGCCTTGAGTCGCTGCCAACTTCGGATGAGCAGGGTGATGAAGCTGAGACATCCGTGCTGGTTGTCCCCGGCACGGACGTTGCCACGCATTGGACCAAGATCCCCGGCGGCTTAACGACTGCTCAGGAGCGGGCCGCGGCTCGCATTGCAGCGGAAGAGCTAAGCGCCGAACCCTTGAGTAGGCAGCATCTGGCGGTCGGCAGTGCCGAAGGTGATGAGCGCTGTATCGGGCTCGCCTCTCGAGCCAATATGGACGCATGGCTGGCGCAAGCGGCTGACTATGGATTCGATCCCGATCTGGTCGTTCCTGAGCCCTTTCTGCTGTGCCCGCCGGATGATGGCGCCCGAATTTTGAGCAATGGTGACGACTCCATCGTCCGTGGCGCCAATCGAGCCTTTGTCGCCGAAGCGAATATCGCGGCCTTGCTACTCGGCGATACGCCTTTGGAGAATATTACAAGCGAGCAATTCGAGGGCGAGATAGGCGAGGCGCTGGAGAAGCTGCCCCTTAACCTGCGGCAGGGGGATTATGCCAAGCGGCGGCAGTTGAAACTTGATCCGGGCTTCGTTCGCAGGATCGCAATCATTGCCGCTGCTATCTTGGCAGTAACGCTGCTGATCCAGCTCACCATGATTGCCCGATACAGCTTTGCCGCCGATGCGCTTGAGCGCGAGACGGTGGAAGCCGCGCGCGATGCGATACCCGGTACTGTCGAGATAACCGATCCGGATGCTCAATTGCGCGCGCGATTGAACGCGCTGGGTGGCGGTGCAGGCTATGGCGAGATTGCGAGCGCGACCTTTACCGCTGTTCGCGAGACAGCGGGTGTCGAGCTGCAGGCGTTGATCTTCGATGTCGATGGCGGATTGCAGGTGACTGCAGCGGCGCCGGGTGAAGCTGAACTCGTCGCCTTCCAGCAGCGCATGATGGCGTCAGGACTGTTGGTCGCGCCAGGTGCAATCCGTGACGGTGGCGGGCGTCAGATCGCCGAGTATAGGGTGAGCGCGCCATGA
- a CDS encoding crotonase/enoyl-CoA hydratase family protein: MTDRVTIAIDDQGVADVRLNRADKMNALDPAMFDGIVDAIDQLGKDSSLRAVVLSGEGRAFCAGLDMASFAGMAQNSANDDDDGGSGSDRLMKRVYGDANKFQHVAWGWHTLPVPVIAAVHGVAFGGGFQIACGADIRVTAPDTRHAIMEMKWGLVPDMAGIPIVRNLASDDVVRELCYTARIFDGTEAKEYGFATKLSDDPHSEAMKLAHEIAAQSPDAVRANKRLLNMSRDQNAPEILLEESREQAGVIGKPNQIEAVMAGMAKRPGNFKDVA, from the coding sequence ATGACCGACCGCGTTACTATCGCCATTGACGACCAGGGTGTCGCCGATGTGCGCCTCAATCGAGCCGACAAGATGAATGCGCTTGATCCTGCCATGTTCGACGGGATTGTCGATGCGATCGATCAACTTGGCAAAGATTCCAGCCTGCGGGCGGTGGTCTTGTCCGGCGAAGGCCGGGCCTTCTGTGCAGGTCTCGATATGGCGAGCTTTGCCGGAATGGCGCAAAACAGCGCCAATGACGATGATGATGGCGGGTCGGGCTCCGATCGCCTGATGAAGCGGGTCTATGGTGATGCGAACAAGTTCCAGCATGTCGCCTGGGGCTGGCATACGCTGCCGGTTCCAGTGATCGCGGCTGTCCATGGCGTTGCCTTTGGCGGTGGCTTCCAGATTGCATGCGGTGCCGATATTCGCGTGACCGCTCCTGATACGCGCCACGCGATCATGGAAATGAAATGGGGTCTGGTACCGGATATGGCCGGCATCCCGATCGTCCGAAATCTCGCTAGCGATGATGTGGTCAGAGAGCTTTGCTACACGGCCCGGATCTTCGATGGGACAGAAGCAAAAGAATATGGCTTTGCCACCAAGCTATCCGATGATCCGCATAGCGAAGCGATGAAGCTCGCGCACGAGATTGCGGCACAAAGCCCGGACGCGGTGCGCGCCAATAAGCGGCTCTTGAACATGTCTCGCGATCAGAATGCGCCGGAAATCCTGCTTGAGGAATCCCGTGAACAGGCCGGTGTAATCGGCAAGCCCAATCAGATCGAAGCCGTCATGGCAGGCATGGCCAAACGGCCTGGTAACTTCAAGGATGTCGCATAG
- the gspM gene encoding type II secretion system protein GspM has protein sequence MMERIRIWFMAQSLRERWLIGVAGALAVIVLSWLLIIRPIDAMRESAKARHDAAVLALARVETRLAAIEDAAANPSPPLTGRITDIVTAEAVRVGFNTAQADAAGTDGARIVISAARPQTFFGWAVDMETRLGLHVEALVARPNADETLTVDVTFRSGARGQ, from the coding sequence ATGATGGAGCGCATACGTATCTGGTTCATGGCGCAAAGCCTGCGCGAACGCTGGTTGATCGGTGTTGCGGGCGCATTGGCCGTTATCGTGTTGAGCTGGCTGCTGATCATTCGGCCTATCGATGCGATGCGGGAATCCGCCAAGGCTCGTCACGATGCCGCCGTGCTCGCATTGGCGCGGGTCGAAACGCGACTGGCAGCGATCGAAGATGCCGCCGCCAATCCGTCGCCGCCGCTCACCGGTCGGATCACCGATATCGTGACGGCGGAAGCGGTGCGCGTCGGGTTCAACACGGCCCAGGCCGACGCGGCTGGGACGGATGGGGCCCGCATCGTCATCAGCGCCGCGCGCCCGCAGACTTTCTTCGGCTGGGCTGTGGACATGGAAACGCGGCTTGGATTGCATGTCGAAGCGCTGGTTGCTCGCCCGAATGCCGATGAGACGCTGACCGTCGATGTTACATTCCGCAGCGGCGCGCGCGGTCAATGA